The Pseudomonadota bacterium region GAAACATAGCCATCTCCTACCTGTGGTGCGCAACTATTCCCGGCCCATCGAAAATTGATCATTTAATGTCACGATAGAAGTTTTCATGTACCCCTAATGCCAGTAAAAGACGTTGCGTCGGGTCCCACTCATATGCCAATAACATTTGCTGGCCGACAACATCAAATTTGTAGACGTACACGCCAGCCAAATCTCCCTTCTTAACATCCCCCAGCAGAGGGTCCTTAACAACGGCTCGAATAGCATCATCTACCGCCGCCTTCTGGTTAAGATGCAATTTCTTATACTTTTGCTTGAAAGCAGGCATCTGCCGGACCGCAATATTACGCACGTCCACCCTCGAGTTCGAAGGCTTCGGCCAATGACCGATCGCTGAGCTTACTGATTAATACGTCGCGTACGAACTCAATCGGCAAGTCAGGATTGTCAAGGGCGCACTTACCGAGGCGAGCCCAATACTCAATTTGCTGGGGAACGGAGCGACACTCGGCCGTTGCGACACGCTTCGCATCCTCGTAAATGTCCTCGTGTATACGGATGGGGATACCCATACTCACCTCCTCAGGTTAATAGGTAGTGCCACAATTGTAGCATAATGCGACGTTAGTAGTGCATTCTACGCAGGCAGGAATGTGGTGGGAGGCCCGGCCGCGACGTGCAGTTTTACCGCACCGGATGTTGGTCCGCAAAACCGATGCGGTACGAAGCGAAACAAGGGCGTTACGAGGCGATATTTAACGATATTGCAGACCGGAAACTCACCTAAGATATTGAATATAAACGATTCTATCAAGGACTGAAAATCCCTGTGTCGGTCGTTCGATTCCGTCCCTGGCCACCCATAAAAACAATAAGATACGTTGTTTTCTACCGGAGCTGCGCGCCAAAACATGTAGCATTTTCTTGTTCGAGCGCTCGACACTCCAGGCGAAAACGCGGGAATCATAACGCGACGGCTTTGGGGTGTCACGTGCCCTGTACTAGGGAACCGGCATGGGACAGTCCTGAAACCTCCTTAGATTAGGTTGCTAAAAGCACTTCTCTAGTGATCCTCGAAGTAGCCGGGATTCAAACATGGCGAGACTCTTGTCGGGCGAGAACAGAGCTCTCCGGTCCACTGAGCCAAAAATTAAGGTCGTCTCGCGAAACGTTGGCAATCGCGTGACCCATTTGACGATCGATCTTGAAACCGAGGTGTTGCGTGTAGAAAGCGATGGAACGGTCAACGTCATTGACGAAATACCTGATTGCTGCGATTTCCCGTAATTCCAGGGGTGAGTTAAAGGAAGAAGCGGTCACCACAGTCCCTTATTGGTGTAGAGCCGGCGACTTGAATCGGCACGTGCGTCTGCGCTGCGGCATTTTCGCAAAAAGCGTCCGTGTTTACTACGATCACAAAAGGTGGAGGGCAAATCGGGGCAACGGGATCGCCAACCGAGCTGTCGAGTTCGGCTCCGATCCGTCACCGCTTCTGCATGGCGTAGAACAGGCAATCGCTGCGCGCGATCGCCGCAGACACGGTCATCATGACCGGCACCATCGCGCGCCGGATGCGCACGAGCCCATCCGCGCTCGTAAACAGCTCAGCGCTCACCTCGACGCCGTCGCCGCCGCGGGCATCGAACGGCCACATGCCCGGAGGCCCGAGCCATCCGAGCACGATGCCGGGCTCGACCGGGTCGAAGTTGTGGCGGTCGATGTCGCTGCGCACCGTGAGGTTCGCTCCCTCGACCGGAGCGTCACCGAACGCGAGGCGCACGTCGGGGTGGATCCTAACGCGAATGGGACGATGCAGGATCTCCATGACCTGCCACCGCTCGGCGCGCACGCTCAGGTCTTCGACCGACAGATAGCGCTCGAGGCCGGCGAGCGCGACCGCGTCGGCGACCGGGTCCTGAGCTCGCCCGCATTCGACCACGATGCTCGCCGTGAAGCGCTCGGTCGCTTCGATCAACGTTCCGAGCCGCAGATCGCTCAGCATGTAGCGATCTGCGAACAGGCCCGTGAGGCCCAGGTGAGCCGCATCCGCGACCGTGCCGACGCCGTACGCGGGGCTGCGCCCGCTGTTGTTGTGCAGGTCGACGAGTGCCTCCGGTCTGGCCGCCTCGAGCCGCTCGATCAGCTCCCGCGCGCGCTCGCCTTCGATCCCCCCGAACGGCGGCGCGAAGCAGCGGTTCGCATCACGGGCGTGCGGTAATGCGCGGTGCGACCACGGAGGCGCGGCGAGCGCGGCCTCGACCGAGCCGATGTAGAAGACAGCGTCGGTTGCGGGCGCGACGCCGGAGCGGAGCCAGGCGTGAACCGCGCGGATGCCGCTCGGCTCGTTTCCATGGAGCAGGGTCGTGACGATCCGAGTTCGCGTCCGGTCGCGCCCGGGAACGCGCAGCAGCGTGGCGCGATCGAGTTCGCGCAACCAGTGTTCGACGCTGCCCGGCAGGTGCGCGAGGCGCGCCTCGTCCAACAACTGGATCCGCCGCGTCATGGGATCGGCCAGGTATGCACCGGCGCGCCGAGCTCGGAGTGGTCCAGGTACTCGCCGAGC contains the following coding sequences:
- a CDS encoding type II toxin-antitoxin system RelE/ParE family toxin, coding for MPAFKQKYKKLHLNQKAAVDDAIRAVVKDPLLGDVKKGDLAGVYVYKFDVVGQQMLLAYEWDPTQRLLLALGVHENFYRDIK
- a CDS encoding ParD-like family protein, whose amino-acid sequence is MGIPIRIHEDIYEDAKRVATAECRSVPQQIEYWARLGKCALDNPDLPIEFVRDVLISKLSDRSLAEAFELEGGRA
- a CDS encoding succinylglutamate desuccinylase is translated as MTRRIQLLDEARLAHLPGSVEHWLRELDRATLLRVPGRDRTRTRIVTTLLHGNEPSGIRAVHAWLRSGVAPATDAVFYIGSVEAALAAPPWSHRALPHARDANRCFAPPFGGIEGERARELIERLEAARPEALVDLHNNSGRSPAYGVGTVADAAHLGLTGLFADRYMLSDLRLGTLIEATERFTASIVVECGRAQDPVADAVALAGLERYLSVEDLSVRAERWQVMEILHRPIRVRIHPDVRLAFGDAPVEGANLTVRSDIDRHNFDPVEPGIVLGWLGPPGMWPFDARGGDGVEVSAELFTSADGLVRIRRAMVPVMMTVSAAIARSDCLFYAMQKR